In Croceicoccus sp. Ery15, a genomic segment contains:
- a CDS encoding limonene-1,2-epoxide hydrolase family protein, with product MGKKQEDYVREFHAAWGDGTAETKPDIDKILSMMSDDAEWQLWVPGGPVIKGQEALRKEIEQQSRVATHNKCNEVNILSNERMVMQERSDTAYIMGNWCPHQMVAIYEFDDDGKIAKWREYLDMADLTKKMGVSQDFAGTDELSA from the coding sequence ATGGGCAAGAAGCAGGAAGACTATGTCCGCGAATTCCACGCCGCATGGGGCGATGGCACGGCGGAAACCAAGCCCGACATCGATAAGATCCTGTCGATGATGTCCGATGATGCCGAGTGGCAACTATGGGTGCCGGGGGGACCGGTCATCAAAGGACAGGAAGCGCTTCGAAAGGAGATCGAGCAGCAAAGTAGAGTCGCCACGCATAATAAATGCAACGAAGTCAACATCTTGTCTAACGAACGCATGGTGATGCAGGAACGTTCGGATACCGCCTATATCATGGGAAATTGGTGCCCGCACCAGATGGTCGCGATCTACGAATTCGACGACGATGGCAAGATCGCGAAGTGGCGCGAGTATCTCGACATGGCCGATCTGACGAAGAAGATGGGCGTGAGTCAGGATTTTGCCGGAACCGACGAACTTTCTGCCTAG
- a CDS encoding cytochrome P450: MASAATQEIPAHVPAKKAMRLPFFAREEVKDCPQEKMIPEMHKSLGPITYVTNIFPGDKPGWLLTGYQDTMALLRDPENFTKNGMGQWSQSIDENWLVVPTEIDPPSHNFYRKALNPQFSPQKMAAMKDDLRRRAHDLIDVFKGRGSCDFVKEFSERFPIFIVLDLLGLPQDRMAEFLVWEKDMLHTNDWEVRVAAVGQVVDYLRGEIADRRANPRDDYITRIFDFEVDDGRKWNDEEVLGHCFNLFLGGLDTVTTMLGNIFCHLARHPDQQKELRENPDKIVLAVEEFLRVYGPVTAFRIATRELEIHGQKIMPGEYVSVCTPVANQDPEQHHNPSEVRFDRKAPHIALGGGIHKCLGMHLARFELQTALEIFLAEIPQFRFKDGFEPSYFVGNITFVPRLELQWN, translated from the coding sequence ATGGCTAGCGCTGCAACCCAGGAAATCCCGGCCCATGTACCCGCCAAAAAGGCGATGCGCCTTCCGTTTTTCGCACGTGAGGAAGTCAAGGACTGCCCACAGGAAAAGATGATCCCCGAAATGCACAAGTCTCTGGGGCCAATCACCTATGTCACGAACATTTTCCCCGGCGACAAGCCGGGATGGCTACTTACCGGCTATCAAGACACGATGGCACTTCTGCGCGATCCCGAAAATTTTACCAAGAACGGGATGGGGCAGTGGTCGCAAAGCATCGATGAAAACTGGCTGGTGGTGCCTACGGAAATTGATCCGCCGAGCCACAACTTCTATCGAAAGGCGCTCAACCCCCAATTCTCGCCGCAGAAGATGGCGGCAATGAAGGACGATCTGCGTCGCCGCGCGCATGACCTTATCGATGTATTTAAGGGCCGCGGGTCCTGCGACTTCGTCAAAGAGTTTTCGGAACGCTTCCCGATCTTCATCGTGCTCGATCTTCTGGGTTTGCCGCAGGATCGGATGGCCGAATTCCTCGTCTGGGAAAAGGACATGCTGCACACCAATGACTGGGAAGTGCGTGTCGCCGCGGTAGGGCAGGTGGTCGATTATCTTCGCGGCGAAATCGCCGACCGCCGTGCCAATCCACGAGACGATTACATCACCCGCATCTTCGATTTCGAGGTCGACGATGGCCGTAAATGGAACGACGAGGAAGTGCTTGGCCACTGCTTCAACCTGTTCCTCGGCGGCCTCGACACGGTTACGACGATGCTTGGCAACATCTTCTGTCATCTCGCACGCCACCCCGATCAGCAGAAGGAACTACGAGAAAATCCGGACAAGATTGTCCTGGCGGTCGAGGAGTTCCTGCGGGTTTATGGTCCAGTTACGGCATTCCGCATCGCCACGCGCGAACTGGAAATACATGGTCAGAAAATTATGCCGGGTGAATATGTATCGGTCTGCACCCCTGTCGCCAATCAGGATCCCGAACAACACCACAACCCTTCCGAAGTGCGCTTCGACCGTAAGGCTCCTCACATTGCACTTGGCGGAGGCATCCACAAATGCCTCGGCATGCATCTTGCCCGGTTCGAGCTTCAGACGGCGCTTGAGATCTTTCTCGCTGAAATTCCGCAGTTCCGGTTCAAGGACGGGTTCGAGCCGTCCTACTTTGTCGGCAATATAACCTTTGTCCCGCGCCTCGAACTGCAGTGGAATTGA
- a CDS encoding SDR family NAD(P)-dependent oxidoreductase, translating to MMDRLKGKVAIVTGGGSGIGDASATMFASEGATVVVADIVAESARRVADRIVANGGQAMAMTVDISDTEAAKTMIDTTVSQFGRVDVLFNNALFVNSEMAMRDADFLAFDPEIFLANLRVNVIGAVMASKFAIPYMLEQGGGSIIATSSGSSLGGDVTAYSYGSSKAALNWFVQAIAATYGKQGIRSNAILPGPTQTPSKIKWSTPEMDEAFMDVLNTPFIGESEDIAAMALFLASDESRYVNGQLYSVDGGQSCTVPFISVTRKMQAKA from the coding sequence ATGATGGATCGCCTAAAAGGTAAGGTCGCGATCGTGACCGGCGGTGGCAGCGGAATCGGCGATGCCAGCGCCACGATGTTCGCTTCGGAAGGCGCGACCGTCGTTGTCGCCGACATCGTCGCGGAAAGTGCAAGGCGCGTTGCCGATAGGATCGTTGCCAACGGCGGTCAGGCGATGGCGATGACGGTGGACATCAGTGATACCGAAGCTGCCAAGACTATGATCGATACAACCGTTTCGCAATTTGGGCGGGTCGACGTCTTGTTCAACAACGCCCTGTTCGTGAACTCCGAAATGGCGATGCGCGATGCCGACTTTCTGGCCTTCGACCCGGAGATATTTCTCGCCAATCTAAGGGTGAACGTGATCGGCGCGGTGATGGCCAGCAAGTTCGCCATTCCCTATATGCTGGAACAGGGCGGCGGATCCATCATCGCGACGTCGTCGGGCAGTTCGCTCGGCGGAGACGTCACGGCGTACAGCTACGGATCGTCAAAGGCCGCGTTGAACTGGTTCGTTCAGGCAATCGCCGCGACTTATGGCAAACAAGGGATCCGAAGCAACGCAATCTTGCCTGGCCCTACCCAGACCCCGTCCAAGATAAAATGGTCCACGCCCGAAATGGACGAGGCTTTCATGGATGTACTCAATACACCTTTCATCGGGGAGTCAGAGGATATTGCCGCCATGGCGCTTTTCCTCGCCTCCGACGAGTCGAGATATGTCAATGGACAGCTCTATTCGGTGGACGGCGGCCAGAGCTGCACCGTTCCTTTCATAAGCGTTACACGCAAGATGCAGGCAAAGGCCTGA